From a region of the Streptomyces sp. NBC_01454 genome:
- a CDS encoding TerD family protein encodes MAVSLSKGGNVSLTKEAPGLTAVTVGLGWDVRTTTGTDFDLDASAIAVNGSGKVYSDQHFVFFNNKATPDQSIVHTGDNVTGQGEGDDEQININLAALPADIDKIVFPVSIYDAENRSQNFGQVRNAFIRIINQAGGAEIARYDLSEDAATETAMVFGELYRNGAEWKFRAVGQGYASGLVGIAQDFGVNV; translated from the coding sequence ATGGCTGTAAGCCTGTCCAAGGGCGGCAACGTCTCCCTCACCAAGGAGGCACCGGGCCTGACCGCCGTCACGGTCGGCCTCGGCTGGGACGTCCGCACCACCACCGGCACGGACTTCGACCTCGACGCGAGCGCCATCGCGGTCAACGGCAGCGGCAAGGTCTACTCGGACCAGCACTTCGTCTTCTTCAACAACAAGGCCACGCCGGACCAGTCGATCGTGCACACCGGTGACAACGTCACCGGCCAGGGCGAGGGCGACGACGAGCAGATCAACATCAACCTCGCGGCGCTGCCGGCCGACATCGACAAGATCGTCTTCCCGGTCTCCATCTACGACGCCGAGAACCGCAGCCAGAACTTCGGCCAGGTGCGCAACGCCTTCATCCGCATCATCAACCAGGCCGGCGGCGCCGAGATCGCCCGCTACGACCTCAGCGAGGACGCCGCCACCGAGACCGCCATGGTCTTCGGCGAGCTCTACCGCAACGGCGCCGAGTGGAAGTTCCGCGCCGTGGGCCAGGGTTACGCCTCGGGCCTCGTCGGCATCGCGCAGGACTTCGGCGTCAACGTCTGA
- a CDS encoding helix-turn-helix domain-containing protein, producing MVRTPLTPWERERGERLGALLRAARGARSMVDVAAAAGLSAETLRKIETGRAPTPAFFTVAALAGTLGLSLDEVATLAAPSREAVEDAVA from the coding sequence ATGGTGCGGACTCCACTGACTCCTTGGGAACGTGAACGCGGTGAGCGGCTCGGTGCGCTGCTGCGTGCGGCGCGCGGCGCGCGCAGCATGGTCGACGTCGCGGCGGCGGCGGGACTGTCCGCCGAGACGCTGCGGAAGATCGAGACCGGGCGGGCGCCGACACCGGCGTTCTTCACGGTTGCCGCGCTGGCCGGGACGCTGGGGCTGTCCCTGGACGAGGTAGCGACGCTGGCCGCCCCGTCCCGGGAGGCCGTGGAGGACGCGGTCGCCTGA